The nucleotide sequence GGGAATACGCGGATTCGCGCAGACTGCCCGGCAGCGCGACCAGTGCCAACTCGGTGGTGCGGGCAATGTACGGAATAATCATGATCGCCAGTGTGATTGCACCGGCGAGCACGGAGAAATGCCAGCCCAGGGCCACGACCATGGTGATATAGCCGAACAGGCCGAGCACGATCGACGGCACGCCGACCAGCACATCCCCCATGAAGCGCACCACCCGGGAAAACAGATGATGGCGTTTTTCCGAGCAATACACGCCGACGCCGATGCCCAGCGGGCCCGCGATGGCCACCGAGCCGACAGTGAGCAACGCCGTGCCTTCGATCGCGTTCAGAAGACCGCCGGACACGCCCTGCGTGGGTTCGGTAAACAGCTTGAGATTGAGCGCGGAGAACCCGCCAACCGTGACCTCCGCCAGAATATCGACCAGCGCGGCGGCTAGAATCAGGAAACTGGCACCGCAGATGGTCCAGCCGATATAGCTCACCAGCCGTCGCCGGTGGTACCGAACCCGCGCCTTAGCGTCGAGGGCGAACGTCGTGCTCGCAAACGTTTCACTCATGTTCGATTACTCTCTTATCTGCCAGAGCAGCAGGCGCGCGACCGCGTTGACGATCACCCCCATGATCAACAGCACCAGACCGATCTCGGTGAGACTGTTCACCGCCATGCCGGTTGGGTCCTGCAGCGCGCTGTCCAGCTGCGAGACGATGAAAGCCGCCATGGTGGACATCGGATTATAGATATTGGTCGGCACCGCCAAGGCGTTGCCACTGACCATGAGAACGGCCATGGTTTCGCCCAGCGCACGCCCCAGCCCGAGAATGGTCACGCCGATGATGGCGCGCCGAACCTGGGGCATGACCACCTTGCGCACCACCTCGAAGCGCGTCGCGCCCAGCGCAAAGCCGGCCTCGACTTCGCTCTGCGCCACCGCGGAAATGGCCTCGCGCACGTTCGCCGTGATGATCGGCACGACCATCAGCGCCAGCACGATGCCCGCGGTCAACAGACCGTAGCCGGCCCCGACCGGGCCGCCGAAACCCGGGATGAAGCCCAGCACATCCGCCATGTAGGGATACACATAATGTGCGGCCAATGGTATGACAACGACATACCCCCACAGCCCGAACACCACACTGGGCACCGCAGCCAGTAATTCGACAATGGCCGCGACCAGGTCGCGCACCCCGGCCGGAACGATCTCGGCGATGAACATCGCCGCCAGCACCCCGACCGGTACCGCGAACAGCAGCGCTAATCCGGAACTCGCCAGGGTGCCAAAAATCAGAAAGAAAATGCCGTAGCTTGCGCCCGGCAGGACCATATGGCCATCGACCGTGGTCGGCGTACCGTACTGGCTGCCCAGATCCCAGTCGTTACTGCCCAGGAAACCCAGGCCATTGAACTGGAGCGCAGGCCACGCCTTCCACGTCAAAAAAAGAAAAAGTCCGACCAGGAGCGCGGGAATGATCAGCGAGAACAAGCGAAGCAACAGGGCGAACAATACCCGCTGAATGCTCTGCCAGCGCGCATTGCGCCGAGTCGAGACGAAATCCGCAGTAACTTCGGACATAGTAGTTTTATCTGCTGGCCGGAAACGCGTAAGAGCCGGCACCCCGGCGGCGCGCATGCACCGCCGGAGCCCGGCTCATCAACGCTGCACCCGGACTTTAGCCGTGGATCTTGTCGATCTGGTTCAGCGTAAGCTTACGCGCCGGAGCGGGCAGCGGCATGAAGTGAACCTGCTTGAGGTACTGCATGCTGTTGCCGCCATCCGAGCTCACCGCCCAGGTCAGGAAGTTCTTCAGTTCCTTGGCGGTCTGCTCATCCGACTGCTTCGACTGTACGAGCACATACTCGTAGTTGATGATCGGATAGGACTTCTTGCCCGGCGCGAAAATCAGGCTGATGCGCTCGCTCTTCGGCGTCTTCGGCACCATCTGAGCGGCCGCCGCCGGGACAGTCTCCTCGTCCGGCTGGACGAAGTTGCCGGCCTTGTTCTTCAGCATCGCTTCGCCCAGACCGGCCTTGTCGGTCTGATCCTTGTAGCTGACGCCGATGTAGGCGATCGAGTACGGATTGTTACCCAGCGCGGTCACCATGCCCGAGTTGCCGGTCGCCCCGATGGCGCCCTGCACGTTCGGCCAGCTGACGGTCGTGCCGTAACCCGCCTTCCAGTGATGCCCGGCCGACTTGGTCAGGAACTGGGTGAACAGGAAGGTGTCGCCACTGCCGTCGGCGCGATGGAGCGGCACGATCTGCTTGTGCGGAAGATCGACGCCATCGTTCATGGACTCGATCTTCTTGTTATCCCAGTAGCGGATCTTGCCGCTGTAGATCTCGGCCAGCACCGGACCGCTCAGCTTGAGATTGGCATCATTCTCGCCCGGCACATTATAGTTGACCATCTGCGAGGAAATCGCCACCGGGATGTTCAGCATGCCCGGATGCTTTTTCATCTGCGCGTTGCTGAGATAGGCATCCGAAGCGCCCATCTGCACGATGCCCTGGGTCGACTGGGCAATGCCCGTGCCGCTGCCCGTGGCCGCCGTGTTGATTTTGAGATCGCTGTGGTTGCTGGTGTAGGCCGGCACCCAGAGGTTGAACAACGGATACAGCAGGCTGGAACCGGTTTCGGTCAGCGTCGTGGCACCGAAAGCCACGCCAACCGACGACACCGCCAGGGCGGCGCCGGCGATCGCTTTGACCGAACGACGGAAGGAAGGATGATTATCGAACATAAACCTCGTGCTCCTAATATTTTTAGGTGAAGCGCCCTAGGTCTTCGCAATAGGGTATCCACACTTTGCATGGACTATGTGACGGAAACATGACAACACGTTCTCGGCCCGGGCTCATTTATTTCGCGAAATCGCCCTCACGCAATCGTTAACCAACGCCGGCCCCCGATAGATCAGCCCACTATAAATCTGCACCGCACGGGCCCCGGCCGCAATCTTGGCCGCCGCATCCGCGCCGTTCATGATGCCGCCCACGCCGATGATCGGTATATCCCCCGCAAGACGCGCATACAGCGCGGTAATCACGCGATTGGAGGCCGCCCGCACGGGCCGTCCGCTCACGCCGCCCGCCGCCTCGCGCCAGGCCAGAGGCAGAGCGGCGCGCGCCGTCGTGGTGTTGGTCGCGATCACGCCGTCGATGCGATGGTAACGTAGCCGTGCCACGATCGCGTCGATGCCGGTCTCGTCCAGATCCGGGGCGATCTTGAGCGCAAGAGGCACATAGCGCCCACGCGCCTCGGCCAGCCAGTTGCGCTCAGCCACGACCGCCGCCAGCAGCGCATCCAGTGCATCCTCGCCCTGCCAGTCACGCAACCCCGCGGTGTTCGGCGACGACACATTGATCGTGACGTAATGGGCCGCGTCGTAAACCGTGGCCAGTGCCGATATATAGTCGTCGACCGCCCGGTCGGCCGGAGTGTCCTTGTTCTTGCCGATGTTGATGCCGAGCACGCCGTCGTATCGCGACGACGCCAGATGCGCCACCAGCGCCGCTGCCCCGGCGTTGTTGAAGCCAAAGCGATTGAGCAACGCGCGCTGCTCGGGCAGTCGAAACAGGCGCGGTTTCGGATTGCCGGGCTGGGGCTTCGGCGTGACCGTGCCGACCTCGATGAAGCCGAAGCCCAGACCGGCCAGCCCGTCCACATGCGCGCCGTTCTTATCGAGCCCGGCGGCCAGGCCCACCGGATTGGGCAGGGTCAGCCCCATCAGTTCCGTGGGCAGCGCGGGCACGCGCGCGCCATAGAGGCGATGCGCGAGCGAGGCGAAGCGCGACAATTGATCCAGGGTGAGCTCATGCGCGCGTTCGGCCTCGAGGCCGAATAATGCCGGTCGAATCAGCGAATACATGCGAATGCGGGCTTGGAATGCCGGCCTATTGTGCGGGCTGGAACGACGCAGCGCACGATTTGGCCTGCGCGGCCATGATGCGATAATAGCAGCATGACCAAATATTCACGCCGTAACCCGCCGGGCGCCCGGCTGTCCATCGCGCCCATGATGGACTGGACCACCCCGGCCCAGCGCTACTTCATGCGCCGCATCACGCGCCATGCGCTGCTGTATACCGAGATGGTCACCACCGCGGCGCTGATCCACGGCGATACGGCCCGGTTTCTGGATTATCACGCCGACGAGCATCCATTGGCGCTACAGC is from Salinisphaera sp. LB1 and encodes:
- the pstA gene encoding phosphate ABC transporter permease PstA — translated: MSETFASTTFALDAKARVRYHRRRLVSYIGWTICGASFLILAAALVDILAEVTVGGFSALNLKLFTEPTQGVSGGLLNAIEGTALLTVGSVAIAGPLGIGVGVYCSEKRHHLFSRVVRFMGDVLVGVPSIVLGLFGYITMVVALGWHFSVLAGAITLAIMIIPYIARTTELALVALPGSLRESAYSLGASEASVILRVLMPSCAGRILTGLLLAMALSMGETAPLIYTVGWSNYTWSGQLTQEPVGYLTYVIWSFINEPFESAHKLAFAAALLITFFALAITLSSRLLLRYIEKGR
- the pstC gene encoding phosphate ABC transporter permease subunit PstC → MSEVTADFVSTRRNARWQSIQRVLFALLLRLFSLIIPALLVGLFLFLTWKAWPALQFNGLGFLGSNDWDLGSQYGTPTTVDGHMVLPGASYGIFFLIFGTLASSGLALLFAVPVGVLAAMFIAEIVPAGVRDLVAAIVELLAAVPSVVFGLWGYVVVIPLAAHYVYPYMADVLGFIPGFGGPVGAGYGLLTAGIVLALMVVPIITANVREAISAVAQSEVEAGFALGATRFEVVRKVVMPQVRRAIIGVTILGLGRALGETMAVLMVSGNALAVPTNIYNPMSTMAAFIVSQLDSALQDPTGMAVNSLTEIGLVLLIMGVIVNAVARLLLWQIRE
- the pstS gene encoding phosphate ABC transporter substrate-binding protein PstS, with the translated sequence MFDNHPSFRRSVKAIAGAALAVSSVGVAFGATTLTETGSSLLYPLFNLWVPAYTSNHSDLKINTAATGSGTGIAQSTQGIVQMGASDAYLSNAQMKKHPGMLNIPVAISSQMVNYNVPGENDANLKLSGPVLAEIYSGKIRYWDNKKIESMNDGVDLPHKQIVPLHRADGSGDTFLFTQFLTKSAGHHWKAGYGTTVSWPNVQGAIGATGNSGMVTALGNNPYSIAYIGVSYKDQTDKAGLGEAMLKNKAGNFVQPDEETVPAAAAQMVPKTPKSERISLIFAPGKKSYPIINYEYVLVQSKQSDEQTAKELKNFLTWAVSSDGGNSMQYLKQVHFMPLPAPARKLTLNQIDKIHG
- a CDS encoding quinone-dependent dihydroorotate dehydrogenase; amino-acid sequence: MYSLIRPALFGLEAERAHELTLDQLSRFASLAHRLYGARVPALPTELMGLTLPNPVGLAAGLDKNGAHVDGLAGLGFGFIEVGTVTPKPQPGNPKPRLFRLPEQRALLNRFGFNNAGAAALVAHLASSRYDGVLGINIGKNKDTPADRAVDDYISALATVYDAAHYVTINVSSPNTAGLRDWQGEDALDALLAAVVAERNWLAEARGRYVPLALKIAPDLDETGIDAIVARLRYHRIDGVIATNTTTARAALPLAWREAAGGVSGRPVRAASNRVITALYARLAGDIPIIGVGGIMNGADAAAKIAAGARAVQIYSGLIYRGPALVNDCVRAISRNK